A single genomic interval of Pyrus communis chromosome 5, drPyrComm1.1, whole genome shotgun sequence harbors:
- the LOC137735249 gene encoding transcription factor SPEECHLESS-like — MAMEDHDRSSDFLEEHEQYYYSDNNCNLGIPGDDLFSILQSLDDHGFGGGGGGGGGGVVDFPSPLATAPFDDDQLLSVFSSSPKDLSSSADQTEFDETNSPPKTKRLKLSSAATPTATATTTTTNSSDQDGGRMSHITVERNRRKQMNDHLTVLRSLMPCFYVKRGDQASIIGGVVDYINELQQVLQSLEAKKQRKAYSCELLSSPRLQQVSSPRPPGPSPPVLSPRKPPLSPRLGGSSLPPISPRTPQPTSPYKPTAAWTILQQPQILPAAANIISNYLISNPTMAASSSLEPSPTSSSATSSINNSVDNLNELFANSKSAIADVEVKFSGPNVLLKTVSPRIPGQALKIISALEDLSLEILHVSVTTVDETMLNSFTIKIGIECQLSAEELAHQIQQTFC; from the exons ATGGCCATGGAAGATCACGACCGTTCATCTGATTTTCTCGAAGAACATGAGCAGTACTACTACAGCGATAACAATTGTAACTTGGGAATTCCGGGGGATGATCTTTTTAGCATATTACAGAGCTTAGATGATCATGGgtttggaggaggaggaggaggaggtggcggCGGAGTCGTAGACTTTCCTTCCCCGTTAGCTACAGCGCCATTCGATGATGACCAACTACTTTCTGTTTTTAGCTCATCACCAAAAGACCTCTCCTCCTCAGCTGATCAAACCGAGTTTGATGAAACTAACTCTCCACCCAAAACCAAGAGACTCAAGCTCTCATCAGCTGCCACCCCCACCGCCACTGCCACCACAACAACCACAAATTCTTCAGATCAGGATGGAGGGCGGATGTCTCATATAACGGTGGAGCGCAACCGCAGAAAGCAAATGAACGACCACTTGACTGTCTTGCGCTCTCTTATGCCTTGTTTCTATGTTAAACGA GGAGATCAAGCATCAATCATTGGAGGGGTGGTTGATTACATCAATGAGCTGCAGCAAGTTCTTCAATCACTCGAAGCCAAAAAGCAACGAAAAGCATACAGCTGTGAACTGTTAAGCAGCCCTAGGTTGCAGCAGGTTTCAAGTCCAAGGCCACCTGGTCCCTCACCACCAGTTCTCAGCCCTAGAAAGCCACCTCTCAGCCCTAGGCTCGGCGGCAGCAGCTTACCACCCATCAGCCCAAGAACTCCACAACCCACCAGCCCTTATAAGCCCACGGCAGCCTGGACAATATTGCAACAACCACAAATATTACCTGCAGCTGCTAATATTATTAGTAATTATCTTATTTCTAATCCAACAATGGCTGCTAGCTCATCACTTGAGCCATCCCCTACTTCTTCAAGTGCTACTTCCTCTATTAATAATAGTGTCGACAATCTCAACGAACTTTTCGCCAACTCCAAGTCCGCCATTGCGGACGTGGAGGTGAAATTTTCGGGTCCAAATGTTCTTTTGAAAACAGTGTCTCCTCGGATACCCGGACAGGCTCTCAAAATCATTTCCGCCCTTGAAGACCTTTCGCTTGAAATTCTCCATGTCAGTGTCACCACCGTTGACGAAACCATGCTTAATTCCTTCACCATCAag ATTGGAATTGAATGCCAACTTAGTGCCGAGGAACTCGCTCACCAAATCCAGCAAACATTCTGCTAA
- the LOC137735250 gene encoding probable WRKY transcription factor 53 translates to MENCNIHWEQRSLVNELAQGRELARQLQIHLNAPSSSHGTRELLVQKIILSYEKALSILNSIGSPSGCEQQQPAGHVATRMVESPPHSLNGSPWSEDSDREFKDHDNKDSSGKRKTLSRWTQQIRVTSGMGLEGPLDDGFSWRKYGQKDILGARYPRGYYRCTHRNVQDCFATKQVQRSNEDPTIFEITYRGRHTCTQASPGTSTPPSPSPLPPERTEPQNNPVESQQNQQHSQQNMLLNLPEGLRVISEGLDISEELFPSFNNPSPLNNNYLGSFSPPFAGPTTSGTNYFSMSQQGFGAEQNIQSGDIISPATSAANSPSVGLDFPFGQDDQLFPNFSFDGPGFFS, encoded by the exons ATGGAGAACTGCAATATACATTGGGAACAAAGGAGTCTTGTAAATGAGCTAGCACAAGGGAGGGAGCTGGCTAGGCAGCTACAGATCCATCTCAACGCTCCATCTTCCTCTCATGGAACCCGGGAACTGCTTGTTCAAAAGATCATACTATCGTACGAAAAGGCGCTCTCCATTCTGAACTCTATCGGCTCACCCTCAGGATGTGAGCAACAACAGCCCGCAGGTCATGTCGCAACTCGAATGGTTGAGTCTCCGCCCCATTCACTAAATGGAAGCCCCTGGAGTGAGGACTCCGACCGCGAATTCAAGGACCACGACAACAAAGATTCCTCTGGGAAGAG GAAAACTCTGTCAAGGTGGACACAACAAATAAGAGTTACATCTGGTATGGGGCTTGAGGGGCCTCTTGATGATGGATTTAGTTGGAGAAAGTATGGCCAGAAGGACATACTTGGAGCCAGATATCCAAG AGGCTACTACCGGTGCACTCACCGAAACGTCCAGGACTGTTTTGCCACAAAGCAAGTCCAACGTTCGAACGAAGACCCAACGATCTTTGAAATTACATACAGAGGAAGGCACACATGTACACAAGCCTCTCCCGGCACAAGTACTCCTCCTTCACCGTCACCGTTGCCGCCCGAAAGGACGGAACCGCAGAATAACCCAGTGGAATCTCAACAAAATCAGCAGCATTCGCAACAAAACATGCTCTTAAACCTCCCGGAAGGCCTCAGAGTCATTAGTGAAGGGTTAGACATTAGCGAGGAACTGTTCCCCTCCTTCAACAATCCCTCACCACTGAACAACAATTATCTGGGAAGTTTTTCTCCTCCCTTTGCGGGACCTACAACTTCAGGAACAAACTATTTCTCAATGTCTCAGCAGGGTTTTGGAGCTGAACAAAATATTCAGAGTGGAGATATAATCTCGCCTGCAACTTCAGCTGCCAACTCTCCAAGTGTTGGTTTGGATTTCCCATTTGGTCAGGATGATCAGTTGTTCCCCAACTTCTCATTTGACGGTCCAGGGttcttttcctaa
- the LOC137734743 gene encoding RNA polymerase sigma factor sigE, chloroplastic/mitochondrial-like isoform X1, translating to MCGCRICAQIKLFHSSLGLLLRELGMGVVTVSTSAARTPLGLSTKSTSQRSPFRKPWIVAFKTDESNKTALVAPQGKIPLPIETRKKLQKRIGKARKLAKSVKSTATDVAAPCTTLEVDYNEAAAKLENLYKRSPEIEADVDVEDADGLLRRGRKRRKKTSESDHEKEEKRTSDIVVRSKTKKAKRLNLDKRVALKWNKDEKVVSSVQMRKDQKNEMEKIEELVREYSASTDLVSLDWKKMKIPPVLTSSEHAWLFKLMQPMKGLHEVREQLQKDLGTEPTNGELAEATNMSVVQVKKHFEVGRAARNKLIKHNLRLVLFVINKYFQDFANGPKFQDLCQAGVRGLITAIDRFEPKRSFRLSTYGLYWIRHAIIRSMTVSSFTRVSFGLESVRAEIQKAKLEMMFSLKRMPTDEEIIEKVGISPERYHEVMRASKPVSSLHSRHATTQEEYINGITDVDGVEGDNRRKPALLRLAIDDVLDSLKPKESLVIRQRYGLDGKGDRTLGEIAGNLNISREMVRKHEVKALMKLKHPARVDYLRRYIV from the exons ATGTGTGGTTGCAGAATTTGTGCACAAATAAAGCTCTTTCACTCATCGCTTGGACTACTTCTGAGGGAACTTGGCATGGGAGTTGTGACAGTTTCAACCTCAGCGGCAAGGACTCCGTTAGGATTGAGCACAAAATCGACAAGTCAGAGATCTCCATTCAGAAAGCCGTGGATAGTTGCGTTTAAAACAGATGAATCCAATAAGACGGCATTAGTTGCACCCCAGGGAAAAATACCTTTGCCTATAGAAACACGAAAGAAGCTCCAAAAGAGAATAGGGAAAGCCAGAAAACTCGCGAAAAGTGTGAAATCTACTGCTACTGATGTAGCTGCTCCGTGTACTACTTTGGAAGTGGATTACAATGAAGCCGCTGCCAAGCTGGAAAACTTATACAAGCGTAGCCCTGAGATTGAAGCTGATGTGGATGTGGAAGATGCAGATGGCTTGTTGAGGAGGGGTCgcaaaaggaggaagaagactaGCGAAAGCGATcatgagaaagaagagaagagaacAAGTGATATTGTGGTTAGAAGCAAGACAAAGAAGGCGAAAAGATTGAATCTTGATAAAAGGGTTGCATTGAAATGGAACAAGGACGAGAAAGTGGTTTCTTCGGTTCAAATGAGGAAAGATCAAAAGAACGAAATGGAGAAGATTGAGGAGCTGGTTAGGGAGTATTCGGCTTCAACTGATCTGGTCAGTTTGGACTGGAAAAAGATGAAGATTCCTCCGGTTCTCACTTCTTCAGAGCATGCTTGGTTGTTCAAGCTAATGCAACCTATGAAG GGTCTCCATGAAGTGAGAGAGCAATTACAAAAAGATTTGGGGACAGAACCAACCAACGGCGAATTGGCTGAGGCGACAAACATGAGTGTGGTTCAAGTGAAAAAACATTTCGAAGTTGGTCGAGCTGCACGAAACAAGCTCATCAAG CACAATCTCCGACTTGTGTTATTCGTcattaataaatattttcaagACTTTGCAAATGGTCCAAAATTTCAAGACCTGTGCCAGGCAGGAGTAAGGGGGCTTATTACGGCAATTGATCGCTTTGAACCAAAAAGAAGTTTTCGGCTTTCCACATATGGTCTGTACTGGATCAGGCATGCCATCATACGTTCCATGACAGTCTCAAGCTTTACTCGTGTTTCATTTGGCCTTGAGTCG GTTAGGGCGGAAATTCAAAAGGCCAAGCTTGAGATGATGTTTTCGCTCAAAAGGATGCCAACTGACGAAGAGATAATCGAAAAAGTTGGAATTTCGCCAGAGAGGTACCATGAAGTAATGAGGGCCTCAAAACCCGTTTCCTCTCTTCATTCAAGGCATGCAACCACACAAGAGGAGTATATCAACGGTATTACTGACGTCGATGGTGTTGAAGGTGATAACCGGCGGAAACCTGCTCTTCTCAGGCTTGCTATTGATGATGTG CTTGATTCCCTGAAGCCGAAAGAAAGCTTGGTGATCAGACAGAGATACGGGCTTGATGGTAAGGGGGATAGAACATTAGGAGAGATTGCTGGAAACTTAAATATTTCACGAGAAATGGTTCGAAAGCATGAAGTCAAGGCCCTCATGAAGCTCAAACATCCAGCTCGAGTAGATTATCTTCGCAGATACATAGTCTAA
- the LOC137734743 gene encoding RNA polymerase sigma factor sigE, chloroplastic/mitochondrial-like isoform X2, translated as MGVVTVSTSAARTPLGLSTKSTSQRSPFRKPWIVAFKTDESNKTALVAPQGKIPLPIETRKKLQKRIGKARKLAKSVKSTATDVAAPCTTLEVDYNEAAAKLENLYKRSPEIEADVDVEDADGLLRRGRKRRKKTSESDHEKEEKRTSDIVVRSKTKKAKRLNLDKRVALKWNKDEKVVSSVQMRKDQKNEMEKIEELVREYSASTDLVSLDWKKMKIPPVLTSSEHAWLFKLMQPMKGLHEVREQLQKDLGTEPTNGELAEATNMSVVQVKKHFEVGRAARNKLIKHNLRLVLFVINKYFQDFANGPKFQDLCQAGVRGLITAIDRFEPKRSFRLSTYGLYWIRHAIIRSMTVSSFTRVSFGLESVRAEIQKAKLEMMFSLKRMPTDEEIIEKVGISPERYHEVMRASKPVSSLHSRHATTQEEYINGITDVDGVEGDNRRKPALLRLAIDDVLDSLKPKESLVIRQRYGLDGKGDRTLGEIAGNLNISREMVRKHEVKALMKLKHPARVDYLRRYIV; from the exons ATGGGAGTTGTGACAGTTTCAACCTCAGCGGCAAGGACTCCGTTAGGATTGAGCACAAAATCGACAAGTCAGAGATCTCCATTCAGAAAGCCGTGGATAGTTGCGTTTAAAACAGATGAATCCAATAAGACGGCATTAGTTGCACCCCAGGGAAAAATACCTTTGCCTATAGAAACACGAAAGAAGCTCCAAAAGAGAATAGGGAAAGCCAGAAAACTCGCGAAAAGTGTGAAATCTACTGCTACTGATGTAGCTGCTCCGTGTACTACTTTGGAAGTGGATTACAATGAAGCCGCTGCCAAGCTGGAAAACTTATACAAGCGTAGCCCTGAGATTGAAGCTGATGTGGATGTGGAAGATGCAGATGGCTTGTTGAGGAGGGGTCgcaaaaggaggaagaagactaGCGAAAGCGATcatgagaaagaagagaagagaacAAGTGATATTGTGGTTAGAAGCAAGACAAAGAAGGCGAAAAGATTGAATCTTGATAAAAGGGTTGCATTGAAATGGAACAAGGACGAGAAAGTGGTTTCTTCGGTTCAAATGAGGAAAGATCAAAAGAACGAAATGGAGAAGATTGAGGAGCTGGTTAGGGAGTATTCGGCTTCAACTGATCTGGTCAGTTTGGACTGGAAAAAGATGAAGATTCCTCCGGTTCTCACTTCTTCAGAGCATGCTTGGTTGTTCAAGCTAATGCAACCTATGAAG GGTCTCCATGAAGTGAGAGAGCAATTACAAAAAGATTTGGGGACAGAACCAACCAACGGCGAATTGGCTGAGGCGACAAACATGAGTGTGGTTCAAGTGAAAAAACATTTCGAAGTTGGTCGAGCTGCACGAAACAAGCTCATCAAG CACAATCTCCGACTTGTGTTATTCGTcattaataaatattttcaagACTTTGCAAATGGTCCAAAATTTCAAGACCTGTGCCAGGCAGGAGTAAGGGGGCTTATTACGGCAATTGATCGCTTTGAACCAAAAAGAAGTTTTCGGCTTTCCACATATGGTCTGTACTGGATCAGGCATGCCATCATACGTTCCATGACAGTCTCAAGCTTTACTCGTGTTTCATTTGGCCTTGAGTCG GTTAGGGCGGAAATTCAAAAGGCCAAGCTTGAGATGATGTTTTCGCTCAAAAGGATGCCAACTGACGAAGAGATAATCGAAAAAGTTGGAATTTCGCCAGAGAGGTACCATGAAGTAATGAGGGCCTCAAAACCCGTTTCCTCTCTTCATTCAAGGCATGCAACCACACAAGAGGAGTATATCAACGGTATTACTGACGTCGATGGTGTTGAAGGTGATAACCGGCGGAAACCTGCTCTTCTCAGGCTTGCTATTGATGATGTG CTTGATTCCCTGAAGCCGAAAGAAAGCTTGGTGATCAGACAGAGATACGGGCTTGATGGTAAGGGGGATAGAACATTAGGAGAGATTGCTGGAAACTTAAATATTTCACGAGAAATGGTTCGAAAGCATGAAGTCAAGGCCCTCATGAAGCTCAAACATCCAGCTCGAGTAGATTATCTTCGCAGATACATAGTCTAA
- the LOC137733241 gene encoding MYB-like transcription factor TCL1, with product MDRCCRKRPRITISDQSEEVISNEWEFINMTEQEEDILYRMYRLLGPRWDLIAGRIPGRKAEELERFWIMRHCDTFADKRNQHKKEDAKIVRRMFNGFK from the exons ATGGACCGATGTTGTCGGAAGCGACCCCGAATCACCATTAGTGATCAATCTGAAG AGGTTATTAGCAATGAATGGGAATTCATAAACATGACTGAACAAGAAGAAGATATCCTCTATAGAATGTATAGGCTCCTTGGACCCAg GTGGGATTTAATAGCCGGTCGGATTCCAGGTCGAAAAGCAGAAGAACTAGAGAGGTTTTGGATCATGAGGCATTGTGATACGTTTGCTGACAAACGAAATCAGCATAAGAAAGAGGACGCTAAAATTGTTCGTCGAATGTTTAATGGATTTAAGTAG
- the LOC137733946 gene encoding abscisic acid receptor PYL8-like, with amino-acid sequence MMNGNKNGGGGGGGGGGGGGGFGGIVSDYIRRHHRHDLNDRQCTSTLVRHIKAPVHLVWSLVRRFDQPQKYKPFVSRCVVLGNLEIGSLREVDVKSGLPATTSTERLELLDDDEHILSIKIIGGDHRLRNYSSIISLHPEIIDGRPGTLVIESFVVDIPEGNTKDETCYFVEALIQCNLKSLSDVSERLAVQDRTEPIDRL; translated from the exons ATGATGAATGGGAATAAGAATGGAGGCGGAGGGGGCGGAGGaggcggcggaggaggaggggggTTTGGCGGGATAGTGAGCGACTACATTCGGAGACACCACAGGCACGACCTTAACGACCGTCAGTGTACATCTACTCTCGTCCGGCACATCAAAGCCCCTGTCCATCTt GTTTGGTCGTTGGTTAGACGATTTGATCAACCGCAAAAGTATAAGCCATTCGTCAGCAGGTGTGTGGTGCTGGGGAACCTTGAGATTGGAAGTCTCAGAGAAGTTGATGTTAAGTCTGGGCTTCCTGCCACTACAAGTACTGAAAGATTGGAACTTCTTGACGATGACGAGCATATTCTTAGCATTAAAATAATTGGTGGGGATCACAGACTTAGG AACTACTCTTCAATCATCTCCCTCCATCCAGAGATCATTGACGGAAGACCGGGGACTCTGGTGATCGAGTCATTTGTAGTTGACATTCCTGAAGGGAACACCAAGGATGAGACCTGCTACTTTGTCGAAGCCTTGATCCAGTGCAATCTCAAATCACTTTCAGACGTCTCAGAGCGACTTGCGGTACAGGACCGAACTGAGCCAATTGATCGGCTCTGA